The following proteins come from a genomic window of Eubalaena glacialis isolate mEubGla1 chromosome X, mEubGla1.1.hap2.+ XY, whole genome shotgun sequence:
- the LOC133081855 gene encoding leucine-rich repeat-containing protein 14-like, with protein sequence MDQKTTVTLLELAAKSLLNNEPAAIHALDEIPRDLFVPLFNAAFLGGHKTMLKAMVRVWPFRCLHIGSLNTRESYCDILEAMIDGLQILPAQNSSSCKVQQNFGSLHLCCRGLRIDRMSAHKSILQFLDLGCIEHLEIDQANLSEVVTLLARVIHLNSLTLCNIPFKSYKRRNFRSFLLCLGQLDNLQELSLTFFCLTDQLHKLLRVVPPQLDTLYLPFCSLSNRDVTVLSQSSQATHLRVLSLSNNQIFSEVYEPFQTLLEKVSSTLQHLEINNCMITDSTLSAVLPALSHCTHLRVLSFAFNPITMPVLKSLLQHLTSLTKLKYVIYPVPVHCYEEWNFHDSLDRQKLAEVQAQLEAMLHGAQRDDMNWATCSK encoded by the exons ATGGACCAAAAGACCACAGTCACACTCCTAGAGCTTGCTGCAAAGAGTCTGCTGAATAATGAGCCTGCAGCTATCCATGCCCTGGACGAAATCCCAAGAGACCTCTTTGTTCCATTGTTCAATGCTGCCTTCTTGGGTGGGCATAAGACGATGCTAAAGGCAATGGTGCGGGTTTGGCCTTTTCGCTGTCTCCATATTGGGTCATTGAACACACGAGAGTCATACTGTGACATCTTGGAAGCCATGATTGATGGTCTGCAGATCCTCCCTGCCCAGAACTCTTCCTCTTG TAAAGTTCAGCAGAACTTTGGGTCCTTGCACCTCTGCTGCAGAGGTTTGCGAATCGATAGAATGTCTGCCCACAAAAGTATCCTGCAGTTTCTGGATCTGGGGTGCATTGAGCACCTGGAAATAGATCAGGCTAATCTGAGTGAAGTCGTCACCCTTTTGGCTCGGGTGATCCACCTGAACAGCCTTACTCTGTGTAACATCCCCTTTAAGTCTTATAAGAGAAGGAACTTCAGATCTTTTCTCCTCTGCCTTGGGCAGCTGGACAATCTCCAGGAGCTCAGCTTGACTTTCTTCTGCCTCACAGATCAACTGCACAAACTGCtcag AGTTGTGCCACCTCAGTTGGATACACTGTATCTACCTTTCTGTAGCCTTTCTAACAGAGATGTCACTGTCCTGTCCCAGAGCTCTCAGGCCACCCACCTAAGGGTATTGAGTCTCAGTAACAACCAGATCTTCTCAGAAGTTTATGAGCCCTTCCAGACTCTGCTGGAGAAGGTCTCAAGCACCCTGCAACATCTGGAGATAAATAATTGTATGATAACTGATTCTACTCTCTCTGCCGTCCTCCCAGCCCTGAGCCACTGTACCCACCTCCGTGTCCTTAGCTTTGCCTTCAATCCCATTACGATGCCTGTGCTCAAGAGCCTTCTGCAGCACTTGACATCCTTGACGAAGCTGAAGTATGTGATTTATCCTGTCCCTGTCCATTGCTACGAGGAATGGAATTTTCATGACAGTTTGGACCGACAGAAACTTGCTGAAGTTCAGGCTCAGTTGGAGGCGATGCTGCACGGGGCACAGCGGGACGACATGAACTGGGCCACTTGTTCAAAGTGA